One window from the genome of Pedococcus badiiscoriae encodes:
- the iolB gene encoding 5-deoxy-glucuronate isomerase, whose amino-acid sequence MSLGRDNDTWVRLAGTAMRDGWDVVIDDSVPGWLHTGLYAGSLAEGESRTVEAGEREHVVVPLSGSVRVVVSESDDVLLLGRESVFTGSTDVAYVARDSALTVTAEGGPARVAVCAAKATTRHTPAVRHVSAAEVPVEVRGAGSCSREVRNFGIPEVLDADSIIACEVITPAGNWSSYPPHKHDEERPGEETELEEIYYFETQASAGNDTADPVGYQRVYGSDERPIDVLAEVRSGDVVLVPYGWHGPATAAPDADLYYLNVMAGPGEHRAWLICDDPAHARVRETWTTQDVDPRLGKAGS is encoded by the coding sequence ATGAGCCTCGGTCGCGACAACGACACCTGGGTGCGTCTCGCCGGTACGGCGATGCGGGATGGCTGGGACGTCGTCATCGACGACTCCGTGCCGGGCTGGTTGCACACCGGCCTCTATGCCGGGTCGCTCGCAGAGGGGGAGAGTCGCACTGTCGAGGCGGGCGAGCGAGAGCACGTGGTGGTCCCCCTGTCGGGCTCGGTTCGCGTGGTGGTTTCGGAGTCCGATGACGTGCTGCTGCTCGGCCGCGAGAGTGTCTTCACCGGGTCGACCGACGTCGCCTATGTGGCGCGCGACTCGGCCTTGACGGTGACCGCCGAGGGCGGCCCCGCGCGAGTCGCGGTGTGCGCCGCGAAGGCGACCACGCGGCATACGCCTGCGGTGCGGCACGTGTCGGCAGCCGAGGTGCCGGTCGAGGTGCGTGGCGCCGGGTCCTGCTCGCGCGAGGTCCGCAACTTCGGCATCCCCGAGGTGCTCGACGCGGACTCGATCATCGCCTGCGAGGTAATCACCCCGGCTGGCAACTGGAGCTCCTACCCGCCGCACAAGCACGACGAGGAGCGGCCGGGCGAGGAGACCGAGCTCGAGGAGATCTACTACTTCGAGACGCAGGCATCCGCCGGAAACGACACTGCGGATCCGGTTGGCTACCAACGGGTCTACGGCAGCGACGAGCGACCGATCGACGTCCTGGCCGAGGTGCGCAGTGGCGACGTCGTGCTCGTACCGTACGGGTGGCACGGACCCGCGACGGCTGCCCCGGACGCGGACCTCTACTACCTCAACGTCATGGCCGGCCCGGGAGAACATCGGGCCTGGCTGATCTGTGACGACCCGGCGCACGCCCGGGTGCGCGAGACCTGGACGACGCAGGACGTCGACCCCCGACTGGGCAAGGCAGGCAGCTGA
- a CDS encoding TIM barrel protein, whose translation MTTQTPPLSDRIAGAPISWGVCEVPGWGWQYDPATVLRQMADVGLVATEFGPDGFLPDDPEDKARVLAEVDLEAIGQFVPVVLHDQGHDPVPEVERALDSLVAAHASTVVIAAATGRGGYDERPVLDDAGWATLLANLDRLDTAAAARGITATLHPHVGTMVESGEETDRVLAGSTIGLCLDTGHLLIGGGDPVAVARSHPQRIAHVHLKDVSEAVARRVRNGQLSYTEGVREGLYVPLGEGDVDIAAIVGALEDGGYAGWYVLEQDTILPDDPGAQGPLEDVETSLNYLLALAAQHSGVGI comes from the coding sequence ATGACCACCCAGACACCGCCGCTGTCCGACCGCATTGCGGGCGCCCCGATCTCCTGGGGCGTCTGTGAGGTCCCTGGCTGGGGCTGGCAGTACGACCCCGCGACGGTGCTGAGGCAGATGGCAGACGTCGGGCTCGTCGCGACCGAGTTCGGGCCGGACGGGTTCCTGCCCGATGACCCGGAGGACAAGGCGCGCGTGCTCGCCGAGGTGGACCTGGAGGCGATCGGCCAGTTCGTGCCCGTCGTCCTCCACGACCAGGGCCACGACCCGGTCCCCGAGGTCGAGCGGGCCCTGGACAGCCTGGTGGCCGCCCATGCCTCCACGGTCGTGATTGCCGCGGCGACCGGACGGGGTGGATATGACGAGAGGCCCGTTCTCGATGACGCCGGCTGGGCGACCCTGCTGGCCAACCTGGACCGCCTCGACACCGCTGCGGCGGCGCGCGGCATCACGGCCACCCTCCACCCCCACGTCGGCACCATGGTCGAGTCGGGCGAGGAGACCGACCGGGTCCTCGCGGGCTCCACCATCGGGCTCTGCCTCGACACCGGGCACCTCCTCATCGGTGGTGGCGACCCGGTCGCGGTCGCGCGCAGCCATCCCCAGCGAATCGCCCACGTGCACCTCAAGGACGTCAGCGAGGCCGTGGCCCGGCGTGTGCGCAACGGCCAGCTCTCCTACACCGAAGGTGTGCGTGAAGGCCTCTACGTGCCACTGGGGGAGGGCGACGTCGACATAGCCGCCATCGTCGGAGCCCTGGAGGACGGCGGGTATGCCGGGTGGTACGTCCTCGAGCAGGACACCATCCTGCCGGACGACCCCGGAGCGCAAGGGCCGCTCGAAGACGTCGAGACGAGCCTCAACTACCTCCTGGCCCTGGCCGCGCAGCACTCCGGTGTCGGGATCTGA
- the iolC gene encoding 5-dehydro-2-deoxygluconokinase: protein MSGAYDLVSIGRVSADIYPLQLGVGLEQVRTFEKFLGGSATNVAVAAARYGRHCALITRTGHDAFGRYVRQEAERLGVDPAYMTEVDGPPTPVTFCEIFPPDDFPLYFYRYPTAPDLLIEPDTLPLQEIRDARVYWSTVTGLSQEPSRAAHFTAWEHRGRREHTILDLDYRPMFWADPAEASEQVDKALQHVTVAVGNREECEIAVGEADPERAADALLDRGLELAIVKQGARGVLAATREQRIEVPSFPVDVVNGLGAGDAFGGALVHGLIAGWPLRDVLEFCNVAGAIVASRLECSTAMPTETEVREALATGVVSVHLGALDHAQEGQR from the coding sequence GTGTCCGGCGCCTACGACCTGGTCTCCATCGGTCGGGTCAGCGCCGACATCTACCCGCTGCAGCTCGGCGTCGGGCTCGAGCAGGTGCGCACCTTCGAGAAGTTCCTCGGCGGTAGCGCCACCAACGTGGCCGTGGCCGCAGCCCGTTATGGGCGCCACTGCGCACTGATCACCCGAACGGGGCACGACGCCTTCGGCCGGTACGTGCGCCAGGAGGCCGAGCGCCTCGGCGTGGACCCGGCATACATGACCGAGGTGGACGGACCCCCCACTCCGGTGACGTTCTGCGAGATCTTCCCGCCGGACGACTTCCCGCTGTACTTCTACCGGTACCCGACGGCCCCGGATCTGCTCATCGAGCCGGACACGTTGCCGCTGCAGGAGATACGGGACGCGCGGGTGTACTGGAGCACGGTCACCGGGCTCTCGCAGGAACCGAGCCGGGCCGCGCACTTCACCGCCTGGGAGCACCGCGGGCGGCGGGAGCACACCATCCTCGACCTCGACTACCGCCCCATGTTCTGGGCCGACCCCGCGGAGGCGAGCGAACAGGTCGACAAGGCTCTCCAGCACGTGACTGTCGCCGTGGGCAACCGCGAGGAGTGCGAGATCGCGGTCGGCGAGGCCGATCCGGAGCGCGCCGCCGACGCCCTCCTCGATCGAGGCCTCGAGCTCGCGATCGTCAAACAGGGTGCTCGTGGCGTCCTCGCCGCGACACGCGAGCAGCGGATCGAGGTCCCGTCCTTCCCCGTCGACGTCGTCAACGGCCTCGGCGCCGGCGACGCCTTCGGCGGCGCCCTGGTGCACGGACTCATCGCCGGCTGGCCCCTGCGAGACGTCCTCGAGTTCTGCAACGTCGCCGGAGCGATCGTCGCCTCCCGGCTGGAGTGCTCGACGGCAATGCCGACCGAGACCGAAGTGCGTGAGGCGCTCGCGACAGGAGTGGTGTCGGTGCACCTCGGGGCGCTCGACCACGCGCAGGAGGGGCAGCGATGA
- a CDS encoding Cgl0159 family (beta/alpha)8-fold protein — protein sequence MSTTPATTSPRLDPEALALLTETRVRAPGAIADRWQARTRRPLVGPDGRLLIVAADHPARGALGVRGDKQAMGSRSELIGRLVEALSRPGVDGVLGTADILEDLLLLGALEGKVVIGSMNRGGLQGATFELDDRFTAYRAQDIAAHGLEGGKMLTRIAHDDPGTAPTLEASAKAVTQLAEHGLMAMVEPFISVREGGQVVNRLDPDSTILSMHIAAGLGATSAHTWLKLPVVDDLARVMDATTLPTLLLGGDPQTCPDETYSSWGQALELPSVRGLVVGRALLYPPDGDVAGAVDIAAGLVHGEVG from the coding sequence ATGAGCACCACACCGGCCACCACGAGTCCGAGGCTGGACCCTGAGGCACTCGCCCTGCTCACCGAGACCCGGGTGAGGGCCCCGGGGGCCATCGCGGACCGCTGGCAGGCGCGAACGCGCCGCCCGCTCGTCGGCCCGGACGGGAGGCTGCTGATCGTGGCGGCTGACCACCCAGCCCGTGGCGCGCTCGGCGTGCGTGGCGACAAGCAGGCGATGGGCAGCAGGAGCGAGCTCATCGGCCGACTGGTGGAGGCGCTCTCGCGCCCTGGCGTGGATGGGGTGCTCGGCACCGCGGACATCCTCGAGGACCTGCTCCTGCTCGGCGCCCTGGAGGGCAAGGTCGTGATCGGCTCGATGAACCGAGGCGGCCTCCAGGGGGCGACTTTCGAGCTCGACGACCGCTTCACTGCCTACCGGGCGCAGGACATCGCCGCCCACGGCCTGGAAGGCGGAAAGATGCTCACCCGCATCGCGCACGACGACCCGGGCACGGCGCCAACCCTCGAAGCCAGCGCGAAGGCGGTCACCCAGCTCGCGGAGCACGGGTTGATGGCCATGGTCGAGCCCTTCATCTCGGTGCGGGAGGGCGGGCAAGTCGTCAATCGGCTCGACCCCGACTCGACCATCCTGTCGATGCACATCGCCGCCGGTCTCGGAGCCACCAGCGCGCACACCTGGCTCAAGCTGCCGGTCGTCGACGACCTCGCGCGCGTCATGGACGCGACGACGCTGCCGACGCTGCTGCTCGGAGGTGACCCGCAGACCTGCCCCGACGAGACCTACTCGTCGTGGGGTCAGGCACTTGAACTGCCGTCGGTGCGCGGGCTCGTCGTGGGCCGGGCCCTGCTCTACCCGCCCGACGGCGACGTCGCCGGCGCGGTCGACATCGCCGCCGGCCTGGTCCACGGGGAGGTCGGATGA
- a CDS encoding universal stress protein, with protein sequence MTGTVVVGYIPTPQGIAAFERAKEEALLRECRLVVVNTGQNGDFATPSFATAEDIDAIGRELRDAGLAHEVLQATSGLGAAEEILRVAAAESAELIVIGIRHRTPVGKLFLGSTSQQVLLDAPCAVLAVKARTTA encoded by the coding sequence GTGACCGGCACGGTCGTCGTCGGCTACATCCCGACGCCGCAGGGGATCGCTGCTTTCGAGCGGGCGAAGGAGGAAGCGCTGCTCCGGGAGTGCAGGCTCGTGGTCGTCAACACCGGCCAGAACGGGGACTTCGCCACCCCGAGCTTCGCCACCGCGGAGGACATCGACGCGATCGGGCGCGAGCTGCGCGATGCGGGCCTGGCCCACGAGGTCCTCCAGGCCACCAGCGGGCTCGGGGCCGCCGAGGAGATCCTGCGCGTCGCCGCGGCCGAGTCGGCGGAGCTGATCGTCATCGGCATTCGTCACCGCACGCCGGTGGGCAAGCTCTTCCTGGGCAGCACCTCGCAACAGGTCTTGCTCGACGCGCCCTGCGCGGTGCTGGCGGTCAAGGCCAGGACCACCGCCTGA
- a CDS encoding ATP-binding cassette domain-containing protein, translated as MSTSTLEVAHGGVPAGKEHVYSQEPVLSARKLVITFGRVVGLDGVDLDLYPGEVLAVIGDNGAGKSTLIKCLTGAYVPDSGEITLNGQPVHFKKPQDAREAGIETVYQQLAVIPALDIASNLYLAREERRKGPLGSVLRMLDKRGMEKRAGASVQDLGIQTIQNMNQAVETLSGGQRQAVAVARAAAFGSKLVVLDEPTAALGVKESGMVLDMVKQLRDKGLSIILISHNMPHVWEVADRIHIQRLGGRAGVITPQSHDMGEGVAIMTGAKRLEGSP; from the coding sequence ATGAGCACGAGCACCCTCGAGGTGGCCCACGGTGGCGTCCCGGCTGGGAAGGAGCACGTCTACAGCCAGGAGCCCGTCCTGTCGGCCCGCAAGCTCGTCATCACGTTCGGGCGCGTGGTCGGTCTCGACGGAGTCGACCTCGACCTCTACCCCGGCGAGGTGCTCGCGGTCATCGGCGACAACGGTGCCGGCAAGTCGACTCTCATCAAGTGCCTCACCGGGGCCTACGTCCCCGACTCCGGGGAGATCACCCTCAACGGTCAACCGGTCCATTTCAAGAAGCCCCAGGATGCCCGTGAGGCGGGGATCGAGACGGTCTACCAGCAGCTGGCCGTCATCCCTGCCCTCGACATCGCCAGCAACCTCTACCTCGCCCGCGAGGAACGTCGCAAGGGACCGCTCGGTTCGGTGCTGCGGATGCTCGACAAGAGGGGCATGGAGAAGCGCGCGGGTGCCTCGGTGCAGGACCTCGGGATCCAGACGATCCAGAACATGAACCAGGCCGTCGAGACGCTCTCCGGAGGTCAGCGCCAGGCCGTCGCCGTCGCCCGGGCGGCAGCGTTCGGGAGCAAGCTCGTCGTCCTCGACGAGCCGACTGCGGCACTGGGTGTCAAGGAGTCGGGAATGGTGCTCGACATGGTCAAGCAGCTGCGTGACAAGGGCCTGTCGATCATCCTCATCAGCCACAACATGCCGCACGTGTGGGAGGTCGCCGACCGCATCCACATCCAGCGACTGGGTGGCCGGGCCGGGGTCATCACGCCCCAGTCGCACGACATGGGCGAGGGTGTCGCCATCATGACGGGCGCCAAGCGCCTCGAGGGCTCGCCGTGA
- the iolD gene encoding 3D-(3,5/4)-trihydroxycyclohexane-1,2-dione acylhydrolase (decyclizing) has product MDGNDTATARLTVAQAVVRFLANQWSERDGERQKLFAGCFGIFGHGNVAGLGQALLQNELADREERLRYVLARNEQAMVHTAVGYARQKDRLQTWACTASVGPGSTNMLTGAALATINRIPVLLLPSGTFATRASAPVLQELEVPYAADVTVNDAFRPLSRFFDRVSRPEQLASALLGAMRVLTDPVETGAVTIALPQDVQAEAFDFPAALFAERVWHVARPPAEAARIVAAADVIRSAKRPMVVAGGGVHYSGAESALAAFCEATGIPVGETQAGKGSLLHGHPQLVGAVGSTGTSAANSLARDADVVIGIGTRWSDFTTASRTAFQASGVRFVNVNVAGFDAGKHAGLSVVADAREALTALTTALEAYAVDPAYRERQRELWRSWDQDVEAAYHPPTEVTAKLAEGVLTQGEVLGVVNELSDPRDVVLCAAGSMPGDLHKLWRVRDRKAYHVEYGYSCMGYEVPASLGIRLADPTRDVFAMVGDGGYLMMPTELVTAVQERIKVVVVLVQNHGFHSIGSLSESLGSQRFGTSYRYRSEESGRLDGRLLPVDLAANARSLGAHVIEVHSRDELEAAVTEAKAAPADGGPVVIHVETDPLVGAPDSESWWDVPVSQVSELDSTRSAYAAYGKRKATQRPLVSPTQPGDPP; this is encoded by the coding sequence ATGGATGGGAACGACACCGCGACGGCGCGGCTCACCGTGGCGCAGGCCGTGGTCCGCTTTCTCGCGAACCAGTGGAGTGAGCGGGACGGCGAGCGCCAGAAGCTGTTTGCCGGCTGCTTCGGGATCTTCGGTCACGGCAACGTCGCGGGACTCGGCCAGGCACTGCTCCAGAACGAGCTCGCCGACCGCGAGGAGCGCCTTCGGTACGTGCTGGCGCGCAACGAGCAGGCGATGGTGCACACCGCGGTCGGCTACGCGCGGCAGAAGGACCGGCTGCAGACCTGGGCGTGCACGGCGTCGGTCGGGCCGGGCTCGACGAACATGCTGACCGGGGCCGCCCTCGCCACGATCAACCGGATACCGGTCCTGCTGCTGCCGTCAGGCACGTTCGCCACCCGCGCGTCCGCACCGGTGCTCCAGGAGCTCGAGGTCCCGTACGCCGCAGACGTGACCGTCAACGATGCGTTCCGCCCGCTGTCGCGGTTCTTCGACCGGGTCAGTCGCCCCGAGCAGCTGGCATCGGCCCTTCTCGGGGCGATGAGGGTCCTCACCGACCCGGTCGAGACGGGGGCGGTGACCATCGCCCTGCCCCAGGACGTCCAGGCAGAGGCGTTCGACTTCCCCGCCGCGCTCTTCGCCGAGCGCGTGTGGCACGTCGCTCGCCCGCCCGCGGAGGCTGCGCGGATCGTGGCCGCGGCAGACGTGATCCGAAGCGCGAAGCGACCGATGGTGGTTGCGGGCGGTGGGGTGCACTACTCCGGGGCGGAGTCGGCGCTGGCAGCGTTCTGCGAGGCGACCGGCATCCCGGTCGGTGAGACCCAGGCCGGGAAGGGGTCGCTGCTGCACGGCCACCCCCAGCTGGTTGGGGCCGTGGGCTCCACCGGCACCAGCGCGGCGAACTCGCTCGCCCGTGATGCCGATGTCGTCATCGGCATAGGGACGCGATGGTCAGACTTCACCACGGCGTCGCGAACTGCCTTCCAGGCCAGTGGGGTCCGCTTCGTGAATGTCAATGTCGCCGGGTTCGACGCCGGCAAGCATGCGGGGCTTTCGGTGGTCGCCGACGCCCGTGAGGCCCTGACAGCCCTCACCACGGCCCTGGAGGCGTATGCCGTTGATCCCGCCTACCGCGAACGGCAGCGCGAGCTGTGGCGGTCGTGGGACCAGGACGTGGAGGCGGCCTACCACCCACCGACGGAGGTGACGGCGAAGCTCGCCGAAGGCGTGCTGACCCAGGGTGAGGTGCTCGGGGTCGTCAACGAGCTGTCGGACCCGCGCGACGTCGTCCTCTGCGCTGCCGGCTCGATGCCCGGAGACCTGCACAAGCTGTGGCGGGTCCGGGACCGCAAGGCCTACCACGTCGAGTACGGCTACTCCTGCATGGGCTACGAGGTGCCGGCGTCCCTGGGGATCCGCCTGGCTGACCCGACCCGCGACGTGTTCGCCATGGTGGGGGACGGCGGCTACCTCATGATGCCGACCGAGCTCGTCACCGCGGTGCAGGAGCGGATCAAGGTCGTGGTCGTCCTCGTCCAGAACCACGGCTTCCACTCGATCGGCTCGCTCTCCGAGTCGCTCGGGTCGCAGCGGTTCGGCACGTCCTACCGCTACCGCTCCGAGGAGTCAGGCCGGCTGGACGGCCGGCTGCTCCCCGTCGACCTCGCGGCCAACGCCCGAAGCCTGGGCGCCCACGTCATCGAGGTGCACTCGCGCGATGAGCTCGAGGCCGCGGTCACAGAGGCCAAGGCGGCGCCCGCAGACGGCGGCCCGGTCGTCATCCACGTGGAGACAGACCCGCTCGTCGGCGCGCCCGACAGCGAGTCGTGGTGGGACGTGCCGGTCTCGCAGGTCAGCGAGCTCGACAGCACGAGATCCGCCTACGCGGCATACGGGAAGCGCAAGGCGACCCAGCGCCCGCTCGTCTCCCCAACCCAGCCGGGGGACCCGCCCTGA